A window of the Brassica napus cultivar Da-Ae chromosome A2, Da-Ae, whole genome shotgun sequence genome harbors these coding sequences:
- the LOC106387370 gene encoding dehydrodolichyl diphosphate synthase 2-like, which yields MLSLRVPSTSFHPRRFHAGALERRWRLGRDCFLSFSHPRGTRSLGVKSTKSEMAPFTAAEEETLPEGLHPELMPKHVAVIMDGNGRWAKNKGLQPWDGHRAGVEALREIVELCGKWGIQVLTVFAFSTDNWIRPKIEIDFLLNLFERTLKSELETLAKNNVRISIIGDSSKLPKSLLKVINEVEEVTKNNTRLQLIVAVGYSGKYDVLQACRGIAQRVKDGEIEVEEIDEKLIEQELETNCTEFPYPDLLIRTSGELRVSNFLLWQLAYTELFFAQELWPDFGRSGFIEALMSFQQRQRRFGGRKS from the exons atgttatcccTCCGCGTTCCTTCTACATCCTTCCATCCCCGGCGATTTCACGCCGGAGCTCTAGAGCGGCGATGGAGGCTAGGTAGAGACTGCTTCCTCTCTTTCTCGCATCCTAGAGGAACCAGATCACTCGGAGTCAAATCTACCAAGTCGGAGATGGCGCCGTTTACAGCGGCGGAGGAAGAAACTCTGCCGGAGGGACTCCATCCGGAGCTCATGCCAAAGCACGTGGCGGTTATAATGGACGGGAACGGGAGATGGGCGAAGAACAAAGGTCTTCAACCTTGGGACGGTCACAGAGCGGGCGTTGAAGCTTTGAGAGAGATCGTTGAGCTTTGCGGCAAATGGGGAATTCAAGTCCTCACGGTCTTCGCCTTCTCTACTGATAACTGGATTAGACCAAAG ATCGAGATTGATTTCTTGTTGAATTTGTTCGAGAGAACGCTCAAATCAGAGCTTGAGACCTTAGCCAA GAACAATGTTCGGATATCGATCATTGGAGATTCATCGAAACTTCCAAAATCTCTTCTAAAAGTGATAAACGAAGTTGAGGAAGTTACAAAGAACAACACGAGGCTTCAGCTAATCGTAGCCGTTGGTTACAGCGGGAAATACGATGTTCTACAAGCGTGTAGAGGCATTGCGCAGAGGGTGAAAGATGGCGAGATAGAAGTTGAGGAGATAGACGAAAAACTCATCGAGCAAGAACTGGAGACTAACTGTACTGAGTTTCCTTATCCAGATTTGCTGATAAGAACGAGTGGTGAGCTAAGAGTGAGTAACTTCTTGTTGTGGCAATTGGCTTATACTGAGCTCTTCTTTGCTCAAGAACTCTGGCCTGATTTTGGGAGGAGCGGTTTTATCGAAGCCTTGATGTCGTTTCAGCAGAGACAGCGACGCTTTGGTGGTCGAAAATCTTGA
- the LOC106387377 gene encoding dehydrodolichyl diphosphate synthase 4-like, with protein sequence MLSLLSCFLSLLSFLVHSCIRPWTQAKISLKDEKEIDEGTSYVAGEEETPKGLLREQMPRHVAVIMDGNRRWAERAGLLTSQGHEAGAERLIEFAELCFKLGIETVSAFAFSTENWGRHKIEVNCLMSLFQRYLKSKIHFFQSEEIRVSVIGNLEKIPESLLGTIKETEEATKRYKKKHLILAIDYSGRFDILHACKSIVKKSQQGLIREEDVDQTLFERELLTKCTEFPSPDLLIRTSGEQRISNFLLWQLAYTELFFSPVLWPDFDKDRVIEALVSYQSRERRFGCRI encoded by the exons ATGTTGTCTCTGCTCTCTTGCTTTCTGTCTCTCCTCTCATTTCTTGTACATTCTTGTATCCGACCATGGACTCAAGCTAAAATATCTCTGAAAGATGAAAAGGaaat tgacgaGGGAACTTCTTATGTGGCTGGAGAGGAGGAGACACCTAAAGGGCTTCTGAGAGAGCAAATGCCGAGGCACGTAGCAGTGATAATGGATGGGAACCGGAGATGGGCCGAACGGGCTGGATTGCTGACGTCACAAGGCCATGAAGCCGGAGCCGAACGGCTGATAGAGTTCGCTGAGCTCTGCTTCAAACTAGGGATAGAAACAGTGTCAGCGTTTGCTTTCTCCACTGAGAATTGGGGAAGACACAAG ATCGAAGTTAACTGCTTGATGTCTTTGTTCCAACGATACCTCAAGTCAAAGATCCATTTTTTCCAAAG TGAGGAAATAAGAGTTTCTGTTATTGGGAATCTTGAAAAGATCCCGGAATCTCTCCTCGGAACAATCAAAGAGACAGAGGAAGCTACGAAGAGGTACAAGAAGAAGCATCTCATCTTGGCCATAGATTACAGCGGGAGATTTGACATCTTGCACGCTTGCAAGAGCATTGTGAAGAAATCACAACAAGGTTTGATCCGAGAGGAAGACGTGGACCAGACGTTATTCGAGAGAGAGCTTCTGACAAAGTGTACTGAGTTCCCAAGTCCAGATCTCTTGATTAGGACAAGTGGGGAGCAGAGGATTAGTAACTTCTTATTGTGGCAGCTCGCTTATACCGAACTCTTCTTCTCACCGGTCCTTTGGCCTGACTTTGACAAGGATAGGGTTATAGAGGCCTTGGTTTCGTATCAAAGCAGGGAAAGACGGTTTGGCTGTCGGATTTGA
- the LOC106387387 gene encoding protein DAMAGED DNA-BINDING 2 — protein sequence MGLTRNRRKREPEIVIARDTDSESSASEEEEEDDYPLSESEKEDEAVKIELEKSKAKGKAPITVKLKKVCKVCKQPGHEAGFKGATYIDCPMKPCFLCKMPGHTTMSCSHRVVTDHGILPTSHRNTKNPIDFVFMRQLQPRIPPIKPPYVIPDQVHCAVIRYHSRRVTCLEFHPTRNNILLSGDKKGQIGVWDFAKVYEKSVYGDIHSVQVNNMRFSPTNDDMVYSASSDGKVGYTDLETGTSSTLLNLNPNGWQGPTTWNMLYGLDINSDKGLVLAADNFGLLHMIDHRSNNVTGEPILIHKKGSKVVGLDCNPVHPELLLSCGNDHFARIWDMRKLQPGESLNDLAHKRVVNSAYFSPSSGTKILTTSQDNRIRVWDSIFGDLDSPSREIVHSHDFNRHLTPFKAEWDPKDASESLIVVGRYISENYNGAALHPIDFIDSSNGQLVAEVMDPNITTITPVNKLHPRDDVLASGSSRSLFIWRPEEKREMVEEKEKEKEKKIVICYGDSNKKGKKQKRGSDDEDEDDDMFSSKGKNIKAKAKTTKSTRKTKA from the exons ATGGGTTTAACAAGGAACAGAAGAAAAAGGGAACCAGAAATCGTCATCGCTAGAGACACAGATTCCGAGTCAAGTGCGtctgaagaggaagaagaagatgattatCCTTTGTCAGAGTCtgagaaagaagatgaagcGGTCAAAATCGAATTGGAGAAGAGTAAAGCAAAAGGGAAAGCACCCATTACCGTTAAGCTCAAGAAAGTTTGCAAA GTCTGTAAACAGCCTGGTCATGAAGCTGGGTTTAAAGGAGCAACATATATCGATTGTCCTATGAAACCTTGCTTCTTATGCAAAATGCCTG GCCACACCACAATGTCATGTTCACATAGAGTGGTTACTGACCATGGGATACTCCCAACTTCTCATAGGAATACAAAGAACCCTATAGACTTTGTGTTCATGCGTCAACTCCAGCCGAGAATTCCACCG ATTAAACCACCGTATGTGATCCCGGATCAAGTGCATTGTGCAGTTATTCGATACCATAGCAGACGTGTTACATGTTTGGAGTTCCATCCAACAAGAAACAACATTCTTCTCTCTGGAGATAAG AAAGGGCAAATTGGAGTCTGGGATTTTGCTAAAGTGTATGAGAAGAGCGTGTACGGAGACATACACTCTGTACAAGTTAATAATATGCG GTTTAGTCCCACAAATGATGACATGGTTTATTCTGCATCCTCTGATGGAAAAGTTGGTTATACTGACCTGGAAACTGGAACTTCATCAACTTTGCTGAATCTCAACCCCAATGGATGGCAG GGCCCAACTACTTGGAACATGCTGTACGGTTTGGATATAAACTCGGATAAAGGTTTGGTGCTAGCTGCTGATAATTTCGGCTTGCTTCACAT gaTCGACCACCGGTCAAATAACGTAACGGGAGAGCCCATTTTGATACACAAGAAAGGCAGCAAAGTTGTTGGCCTTGACTGCAACCCGGTTCACCCTGAGCTTCTCCTTAGCTGTGGAAACGATCATTTT GCAAGAATCTGGGACATGCGTAAACTACAACCTGGAGAATCCCTTAATGATCTTGCGCACAAACGAGTAGTCAACTCTGCTTATTTCTCTCCATCGTCAGGAACAAAGATTCTCACAACCTCTCAGGACAACCGTATTCGAGTGTGGGACTCTATCTTTGGGGACTTGGATTCGCCAAGCCGAGAGATTGTTCATAGCCATGATTTCAATAGGCATTTGACACCGTTCAAAGCTGAATGGGATCCTAAG GATGCCTCGGAGTCACTCATTGTGGTCGGTCGTTACATAAGTGAAAACTACAACGGAGCTGCTCTCCACCCAATAGACTTCATTGATTCAAGCAATGGACAGTTGGTTGCAGAGGTCATGGATCCGAACATTACGACTATTACTCCAGTCAACAAGTTGCATCCGCGCGACGATGTTTTAGCCTCTGGAAGCTCAAG GTCGCTGTTCATTTGGCGGCcagaggagaagagagagatggttgaggagaaggagaaggagaaggagaagaagattgtTATATGTTATGGTGACAGCAATAAGAAAGGCAAAAAGCAAAAGCGTGGCAGcgatgatgaagatgaggatgacGATATGTTTAGCTCTAAAGGCAAAAACATTAAGGCTAAAGCCAAAACAACCAAATCTACTCGCAAGACAAAGGCTTAA
- the LOC106387361 gene encoding probable NAD(P)H dehydrogenase (quinone) FQR1-like 3, with translation MAVTKIYIVYYSLHGHVETMAREVLRGANEVPDVEATLWQIPETLPEKILEKVKAVPRPDDVPEIQGEQLGEADGFMFGFPSRFGVMASQVMTFFDNTSDLWTSQALAGKPAGIFWSTGFHGGGQELTALTAVTKLAHHGMIFVPLGYTFGKGMYEMGEVKGGSPYGSGTYAADGSREPTELEIEQANYHGKYFAGIAKKLKKRSPV, from the exons ATGGCTGTCACCAAGATTTATATAGT GTACTACTCGTTGCACGGCCACGTGGAGACAATGGCAAGAGAGGTACTCAGAGGAGCGAACGAAGTTCCAGACGTGGAGGCAACTCTCTGGCAAATACCAGAGACGTTACCTGAGAAGATACTTGAGAAAGTAAAGGCCGTACCAAGACCGGACGATGTGCCGGAGATTCAAGGGGAGCAGCTAGGTGAAGCTGATGGGTTCATGTTCGGTTTCCCTTCCAGGTTTGGAGTGATGGCGTCACAGGTCATGACGTTCTTTGACAACACAAGTGATCTCTGGACTTCACAGGCACTCGCTGGGAAACCCGCAGGGATCTTCTGGAGCACGGGGTTCCACGGTGGAGGCCAAGAGCTCACTGC ATTGACGGCAGTGACGAAACTGGCTCATCATGGGATGATATTTGTACCGTTAGGGTATACATTTGGTAAAGGTATGTATGAGATGGGAGAGGTGAAAGGTGGTTCGCCGTATGGATCAGGGACTTATGCAGCTGATGGGTCGCGCGAGCCGACAGAGCTGGAGATTGAGCAGGCAAATTACCATGGTAAGTACTTTGCAGGAATAGCCAAGAAACTCAAGAAGCGGTCTCCTGTCTAG
- the LOC106417439 gene encoding dehydrodolichyl diphosphate synthase 5-like: MEQMVYIVSVVFTCLALLIIPVIIITRRLSVHLSFKNILRFIKLVASQLDDEEENNEKSGTIGEEDKRRRLPKHVAIILDGNRRWAEKRGLGTSEGHQAGARRLIENAKDCFAMGINTVSLFAFSTENWARPEDEVNGLMALFEKHLRSEMAFFRSDKIKISVIGNRTKISQSLLGLITEAEEATKNYEEKHLIIAIDYSGRFDILQACKSLAEKAKNGLIQIEDIDEDVMEKELMTNCSEFPNPDLLIRTSGEQRISNFFLWQSAYTELYFPNVLWPDFGEAEYLEALTWYQQRQRRFGLRV, from the exons atggaacAAATGGTGTACATAGTCTCTGTTGTTTTCACTTGTCTTGCTCTTCTTATCATCCCAGTTATCATCATAACTCGGCGTCTTAGTGTTCATCTCTCCTTCAAAAACATCCTCAGATTCATTAAACTCGTAGCTTCTCAACTCGATGATGAGGAAGAGAATAACGAGAAAAG TGGTACAATAGGAGAGGAAGATAAACGCCGGAGACTGCCAAAGCACGTGGCGATTATATTGGACGGGAACAGACGCTGGGCGGAGAAACGAGGTCTCGGTACATCGGAAGGTCACCAGGCCGGAGCGAGGAGGCTTATCGAGAATGCTAAGGACTGTTTCGCTATGGGGATAAACACTGTCTCACTCTTTGCTTTCTCCACCGAAAATTGGGCAAGACCTGag GATGAAGTTAACGGGCTGATGGCCCtgtttgagaaacatttgagGTCTGAGATGGCTTTCTTCCGAAG TGATAAAATCAAGATCTCGGTGATTGGAAACCGGACGAAAATCTCCCAATCGCTTCTAGGTTTGATAACAGAAGCAGAGGAAGCTACAAAGAACTACGAAGAGAAGCATCTCATTATAGCAATAGACTATAGTGGAAGATTTGATATCTTACAAGCTTGCAAAAGTCTTGCAGAAAAGGCGAAAAACGGGCTGATTCAAATAGAGGACATTGACGAGGATGTAATGGAGAAAGAGTTGATGACAAACTGTAGTGAGTTCCCTAACCCTGACCTATTGATTAGAACGAGCGGAGAGCAAAGGATTAGTAACTTCTTCTTATGGCAATCTGCTTACACTGAGCTCTACTTTCCAAACGTTCTATGGCCTGACTTCGGCGAGGCTGAGTATCTTGAGGCCTTGACTTGGTATCAGCAAAGGCAGAGGCGGTTCGGTCTACGAGTTTAG
- the LOC106359911 gene encoding subtilisin-like protease SBT4.8, whose product MAKRASSFCLVLYVVVLLLGLVSAVTDDRQDKQVYVVYMGSLPSRPGYTPMSNHLNILQEVTGESSTTGRLVRSYKRSFNGFAARLTESEREQVAEMEGVVSVFPNKKLQLQTTASWDFMGLKEGNNTKRNLAIESDTIIGVIDTGVWPESESFSGKGFGPPPKKWKGVCSGGKNFTCNNKLIGARDYTGEGTRDNQGHGSHTASTAAGNAVAGESFFGIGNGTARGGVPAARVAAYKVCIPTGCTTESILSAFDDAIADGVDFISISIGDDSAIPYEKDPIAIGAFHAMAKGILTVNSAGNSGPTPNSVASVAPWILTVAASTTNREFLTKVVLENGRTLSGRSVNAFDLKGKNYPLVEGTLGSQAKGQILVSRYPTISGTAVATINVDYKNYSSISPRPLSSLSQDDFDSLLSYLNSTKSPRGTVLKTEAVFNQKGPKVASFSSRGPNTLAVDLLKPDITAPGVEILAAYSPLSSPSLGDQRQVKYSVDSGTSMSCPHVAGVAAYIKTFHPDWSPSVIHSAIMTTAWSMNASDTGVASTEFAYGAGHVDPIAALNPGLVYELNKADHITFLCGLNYTSKTLKLITGEAVTCTGNTLPRNLNYPSMSAKLSETNSPFTVTFNRTVTNVGIPNSTYKSQIVLNHGTKLSVKVSPNVLSMKSVNEKQAFTVTVTGSGLDPKLPSSANLVWSDGTHNVRSPIVIYTSG is encoded by the exons ATGGCGAAACGAGCATCTTCATTTTGTCTCGTCTTATATGTCGTCGTCTTGTTACTCGGTTTAGTGTCAGCAGTCACAGATGATCGTCAAGATAAACAg GTGTACGTTGTTTACATGGGTTCACTTCCGTCTCGACCGGGCTACACACCAATGTCGAATCACTTAAATATTCTTCAAGAAGTCACTGGAGAAAG TTCTACCACAGGTCGTTTGGTGAGAAGTTATAAGAGGAGTTTTAATGGGTTCGCTGCCCGACTCACTGAGTCAGAACGAGAACAAGTAGCCG AAATGGAGGGAGTTGTGTCTGTGTTCCCGAACAAGAAGTTACAACTCCAAACGACTGCGTCTTGGGACTTCATGGGGTTAAAGGAAGGAAATAATACAAAGCGGAACTTGGCCATAGAGAGTGATACTATCATCGGAGTCATCGACACTGGTGTTTGGCCAGAATCAGAGAGCTTCTCGGGCAAAGGCTTTGGTCCTCCTCCAAAGAAATGGAAAGGTGTTTGTTCCGGCGGCAAAAACTTCACTTGCAACAA CAAGTTGATAGGAGCAAGAGACTACACAGGCGAAGGCACTAGGGACAACCAGGGCCACGGTTCACACACAGCATCGACAGCTGCTGGAAACGCAGTTGCGGGAGAAAGCTTCTTCGGAATAGGTAATGGAACGGCGAGAGGCGGCGTTCCAGCTGCAAGAGTCGCTGCTTACAAAGTTTGCATCCCGACAGGGTGTACCACAGAATCTATACTGTCTGCATTCGATGACGCGATAGCAGATGGTGTAGATTTCATTAGCATATCCATTGGGGATGACAGTGCCATCCCGTATGAAAAGGACCCCATTGCAATCGGGGCTTTTCACGCTATGGCCAAAGGGATCCTCACTGTGAACTCAGCCGGCAACAGCGGTCCAACTCCGAACTCGGTTGCGAGTGTCGCACCGTGGATATTAACAGTTGCAGCCAGCACAACCAACCGTGAGTTTCTCACCAAAGTTGTTCTCGAAAACGGCAGGACACTTTCC GGGAGATCAGTGAATGCTTTTGATCTCAAAGGAAAGAATTATCCTCTTGTGGAGGGAACTCTTGGATCTCAGGCCAAGGGACAAATATTGGTGAGCAGATATCCAACTATTTCAGGAACAGCTGTTGCAACCATAAATGTAGACTACAAGAACTACTCCTCCATTAGCCCTCGTCCTCTATCTTCTCTATCACAAGATGACTTTGATTCTCTCCTCTCTTACCTTAACTCCACAAA GTCCCCACGAGGCACTGTTCTAAAAACTGAGGCAGTCTTTAATCAGAAAGGTCCTAAAGTTGCTTCCTTCTCTTCTCGTGGTCCAAACACCCTTGCTGTTGATCTTCTAAAG CCGGATATAACTGCACCGGGAGTGGAGATTCTCGCTGCGTATTCACCTTTGAGTTCCCCATCTTTAGGAGACCAGAGACAAGTGAAGTACTCTGTTGATTCTGGAACTTCAATGTCTTGTCCACATGTTGCTGGCGTGGCTGCGTACATCAAGACTTTTCATCCTGACTGGTCTCCATCCGTGATCCATTCTGCCATCATGACAACCG CTTGGTCAATGAATGCTTCTGACACTGGGGTTGCATCAACCGAGTTTGCTTATGGAGCTGGCCATGTCGACCCAATAGCCGCTCTAAATCCTGGACTTGTCTACGAACTGAACAAAGCAGACCACATCACCTTTCTCTGCGGCTTAAACTACACTTCCAAAACCCTTAAACTCATTACCGGTGAAGCAGTCACTTGCACTGGAAATACCTTACCAAGAAACCTCAACTATCCTTCAATGTCGGCTAAACTTTCGGAAACTAATAGCCCCTTCACCGTCACTTTCAACAGAACCGTCACCAACGTCGGTATCCCCAACTCTACCTACAAATCGCAGATTGTCTTAAATCACGGGACTAAGCTCAGTGTCAAGGTTTCACCTAATGTCCTGTCTATGAAGTCGGTGAATGAAAAACAGGCTTTCACAGTGACTGTTACAGGCAGTGGTCTCGACCCAAAACTGCCTTCGTCTGCTAATCTAGTCTGGTCTGATGGCACACACAACGTGAGAAGCCCCATTGTTATTTATACTAGTGGCTGA